The following proteins are co-located in the Acidimicrobiales bacterium genome:
- a CDS encoding DUF2017 family protein — translation MSRRDPIWFTATGSGTARLDLSDDERALLGNLMDQTRMMILGEDQRAWRLFPETYPQDPAMEARHRELVGDDLRDNRLAAIETITSTLDDDEIDADTLDEWVRAINATRLVIGTVLDVDADTDPDDFVEGSPDHIQLAVYDYLTHMLAEGIRALGELGED, via the coding sequence GTGAGTCGACGCGACCCCATCTGGTTCACCGCGACGGGCTCGGGCACGGCGCGCCTGGACCTGAGTGACGACGAACGCGCCCTCCTCGGGAACCTCATGGACCAGACCCGGATGATGATCCTCGGTGAGGACCAGCGAGCGTGGCGTCTCTTCCCCGAGACCTACCCGCAGGACCCCGCCATGGAGGCGCGCCACCGTGAGCTCGTGGGCGACGACCTGCGGGACAACCGCCTTGCGGCGATCGAGACCATCACGTCGACCCTCGACGACGACGAGATCGACGCCGACACCCTCGACGAATGGGTCCGGGCCATCAACGCCACGAGACTCGTGATCGGCACCGTCCTGGACGTGGACGCCGACACCGATCCCGACGACTTCGTCGAGGGGAGCCCCGATCACATCCAACTCGCCGTGTACGACTACCTCACCCACATGCTCGCCGAGGGAATCCGCGCGCTCGGCGAACTCGGCGAAGA
- the clpS gene encoding ATP-dependent Clp protease adapter ClpS encodes MSPGPSPSTISETDLDEEVDVDRPWIVIVWDDPINLMDYVTWVFQKLFGYSLAKAQKLMMQVHTEGRAVVSDGPREKAEMDVLRLQEHGLWASMERES; translated from the coding sequence ATGAGTCCGGGTCCCTCGCCCAGCACCATCTCCGAGACGGACCTCGACGAAGAGGTCGACGTCGACCGACCGTGGATCGTCATCGTCTGGGACGACCCGATCAACCTCATGGACTACGTGACCTGGGTCTTCCAGAAGCTGTTCGGATACAGCCTGGCCAAGGCTCAGAAGCTCATGATGCAGGTCCACACCGAGGGGCGCGCGGTCGTCTCCGACGGCCCCCGGGAGAAGGCGGAGATGGACGTGCTGCGCCTCCAGGAACACGGCCTGTGGGCGTCCATGGAACGCGAATCGTGA